A DNA window from Paenibacillus sp. HWE-109 contains the following coding sequences:
- a CDS encoding YpbS family protein, producing MNVHEAISKHSNAQHLHLVRFAELDEQREQAIDAAVDLCKRGLPFTVDAINAITAQIIAHAKEGISPLRSYVNEDMVRDYVNKG from the coding sequence ATGAACGTACATGAAGCGATATCCAAACATTCGAATGCACAGCATTTGCATCTCGTGCGCTTTGCGGAACTGGATGAACAGCGTGAGCAAGCGATCGATGCTGCCGTTGATCTGTGCAAACGTGGGCTACCCTTCACCGTTGATGCCATCAACGCCATTACAGCCCAAATCATCGCCCATGCGAAAGAGGGCATTTCTCCGCTCCGTTCTTATGTAAATGAGGACATGGTGCGTGATTACGTAAACAAAGGGTAA
- the hrpB gene encoding ATP-dependent helicase HrpB, whose protein sequence is MSALPIESVLPQLLDALRGSPCAVLVAQPGAGKTTRVPLALLQETWLQDQKILMLEPRRLAARAAAGYMSKLLGEEVGNTVGYRVKNDTRVGPRTRIEVITEGVLTRMLQSDPALDGVGAVIFDEFHERSLHADLGLALSRQTQTLLREDMRILVMSATIEAEPVASMLDQAPIIRSEGRTYPVTTHYLTTKVMGRIETVVIKSIQQALAEQAGSLLVFLPGAAEIHRVAGSLSSLRLGQEVEIAPLYGNLSQEAQDRALAPSTAGHRKVVLATSIAETSLTVEGVAVVIDSGLMRVPAFSPRTGLTRLTTVPVSAASADQRRGRAGRLGPGVCYRLWTETEQRQLPLSSTPEIREADLAPLALELAAWGVSDPAELVWLDPPPAAAYQQARDLLVQLGALHAHGALTAHGKRLAPLGLHPRLAHMVLQAIALELGAMACELAVMLSERDFMRAAEGRDADVRTRIEVLWRAAQGEQRADVDFGLCRRIAAEAKVLMQALGIRQSARRASASGLLLAFAYPDRVAQRRSTGRFLLSSGRGAVLPELQPLSNERYLVAAELDDNGPESRIYLAAPVQEDELLDVFESLLQQEKEVLWDKATESVKARQRLRFGAIILRDNPLQELSPELYVQALISGIRAESLELLPWTKSARQLQERVTFIHRHEGEWPDMRDATLLVTLEDWLGPHLYGLKTKGAIGRLNLTSILEEMLTWEQRRRLDEWAPTHIQVPSGSRVPVDYRMGESPAIAVRLQEMFGLADTPRIAKGRIPVTLHLLSPAQRPVQVTKDLASFWREAYFEVKKDLKGRYPKHYWPDDPMAAMPTNRAKPRS, encoded by the coding sequence ATGAGTGCATTGCCGATTGAATCTGTTCTTCCACAGTTATTGGACGCTTTGCGCGGGAGCCCCTGCGCGGTGCTGGTTGCTCAGCCTGGAGCGGGTAAGACAACCCGGGTTCCGCTTGCTCTTCTGCAAGAAACATGGCTGCAAGATCAGAAGATCTTAATGCTTGAGCCGCGAAGGCTGGCCGCAAGAGCTGCTGCGGGCTACATGTCCAAGCTTTTAGGTGAAGAAGTAGGAAACACAGTGGGTTATCGGGTGAAAAATGATACACGAGTCGGTCCGAGAACACGTATTGAAGTCATTACGGAAGGCGTACTAACGAGGATGCTTCAAAGTGATCCAGCGCTAGATGGTGTAGGTGCCGTTATTTTTGATGAGTTTCATGAACGCAGTCTGCATGCTGATCTGGGGTTGGCTTTGAGCCGGCAGACGCAGACCTTGCTTCGTGAAGACATGCGCATCCTCGTGATGTCAGCAACTATTGAAGCCGAACCTGTCGCTTCCATGCTGGATCAGGCCCCTATTATTAGAAGTGAAGGGCGAACTTACCCGGTTACAACGCATTACTTAACAACCAAAGTGATGGGCAGGATAGAAACTGTAGTTATCAAAAGCATTCAACAAGCCTTAGCCGAACAAGCAGGGAGTTTGCTTGTTTTTCTGCCAGGAGCAGCAGAGATTCATCGTGTAGCTGGCAGTCTCAGCTCACTGCGATTGGGTCAAGAGGTGGAGATTGCGCCGCTATATGGCAATCTTTCTCAAGAAGCGCAGGATCGGGCGCTTGCGCCAAGCACCGCGGGTCACCGCAAGGTCGTGCTCGCTACGTCGATCGCAGAGACGAGCTTGACCGTTGAAGGTGTCGCGGTTGTTATCGACAGCGGCTTGATGCGTGTGCCGGCCTTCTCGCCACGGACTGGCCTGACCCGTCTGACGACGGTTCCAGTTTCCGCAGCCTCTGCTGATCAGCGCAGAGGCCGGGCTGGTCGTCTCGGTCCTGGCGTGTGCTATCGCCTATGGACCGAGACCGAGCAGCGGCAGCTCCCGCTGAGCAGCACGCCAGAAATCCGCGAAGCGGATCTGGCGCCGCTAGCGCTGGAACTGGCCGCCTGGGGCGTGTCAGACCCAGCGGAGCTGGTCTGGCTCGACCCCCCGCCTGCTGCTGCCTATCAGCAGGCTCGGGATCTGCTCGTGCAGCTCGGCGCCTTGCACGCGCACGGGGCCCTAACGGCGCACGGCAAGCGCCTCGCGCCGCTAGGGCTGCACCCGAGGCTTGCGCACATGGTGCTGCAAGCCATAGCTCTTGAGCTCGGCGCCATGGCGTGCGAGCTCGCGGTAATGCTCAGCGAGCGCGATTTCATGCGCGCTGCGGAAGGGCGCGATGCGGATGTTCGCACCCGCATCGAAGTGCTCTGGCGCGCTGCGCAGGGCGAGCAGCGCGCAGATGTTGACTTTGGCTTGTGCCGGCGCATCGCGGCGGAAGCCAAAGTGCTCATGCAGGCGCTCGGCATCCGCCAGAGCGCCCGGCGGGCTTCGGCGAGCGGCCTGCTGCTCGCCTTCGCTTACCCCGATCGCGTCGCGCAGCGACGATCGACGGGCCGCTTCTTGCTAAGCAGCGGGCGCGGAGCGGTGCTGCCTGAGCTGCAGCCGCTATCCAACGAGCGCTATCTCGTTGCTGCCGAGCTGGACGATAATGGCCCGGAAAGCCGCATTTATTTGGCAGCGCCCGTTCAGGAAGATGAGCTGCTTGACGTATTCGAAAGTCTTTTGCAGCAGGAGAAAGAAGTGCTTTGGGATAAAGCGACTGAATCTGTAAAAGCAAGGCAACGCTTGCGGTTTGGAGCGATTATCCTCAGAGACAACCCCTTGCAGGAGCTCAGCCCGGAATTATATGTGCAGGCGCTGATCTCGGGCATTCGTGCCGAATCTTTGGAACTGCTGCCTTGGACGAAGAGTGCGCGCCAATTGCAGGAGCGTGTTACCTTTATCCATAGGCATGAAGGGGAGTGGCCCGATATGCGGGACGCAACTTTACTGGTTACATTGGAAGATTGGCTGGGGCCCCATCTGTATGGACTGAAAACCAAAGGCGCGATAGGGCGGCTAAATTTGACAAGTATATTAGAAGAAATGCTAACATGGGAGCAGCGACGCCGATTGGACGAGTGGGCACCCACGCATATTCAAGTGCCAAGCGGATCCCGTGTTCCCGTTGACTATAGGATGGGTGAATCTCCTGCGATTGCAGTTCGCTTGCAAGAAATGTTCGGCCTTGCAGATACTCCCCGGATTGCGAAGGGCAGAATTCCAGTGACCTTGCACCTATTGTCGCCGGCCCAGCGTCCTGTTCAGGTGACGAAAGATTTGGCCAGTTTTTGGCGGGAAGCCTACTTTGAAGTCAAAAAAGATCTCAAAGGCCGATATCCTAAACACTACTGGCCGGATGATCCGATGGCTGCGATGCCGACCAATCGCGCTAAACCGCGTTCCTAA
- a CDS encoding class I SAM-dependent methyltransferase — MDAQVKQTLKASYDQQARLRNEETIQTWKSEEMDRFLKRLHELSPDTHRRVLDLGSGPGHQAVYLQNQGCEVTCVDLSEEMVAICKEKGLAAFAMDFYHLGLPEQSFDAVWTMNALLHVPKEGLHQVLTNIETVLKPEGLLYLGLYGGYESEGIWEHDTYRPQRFFSFYEDEHIQRKVAEVFDIEQFTLIPMDGTQVDYQAILARKK; from the coding sequence TTGGATGCTCAAGTGAAACAAACACTCAAGGCCAGCTACGATCAACAAGCCCGCTTGCGCAACGAGGAAACGATTCAAACCTGGAAAAGCGAAGAAATGGATCGTTTCCTTAAACGGCTGCATGAGCTTTCTCCGGATACGCACAGGCGGGTGCTGGATCTGGGCAGCGGTCCTGGTCATCAAGCTGTCTATTTGCAAAATCAAGGTTGCGAGGTCACATGTGTTGATCTTTCCGAAGAAATGGTAGCTATATGCAAAGAAAAAGGGTTGGCTGCCTTTGCAATGGATTTCTATCACCTGGGCTTGCCTGAGCAATCATTTGATGCCGTTTGGACGATGAATGCATTGCTTCATGTACCCAAGGAGGGACTTCACCAAGTTCTCACCAACATAGAAACTGTGCTCAAGCCGGAAGGGCTGTTGTATTTGGGACTTTACGGCGGGTACGAGAGTGAGGGGATATGGGAGCATGATACGTATCGGCCTCAGCGATTCTTCTCCTTTTATGAGGATGAGCATATCCAGCGTAAAGTGGCCGAAGTATTTGACATCGAACAATTCACGCTCATCCCAATGGATGGCACGCAAGTAGATTACCAAGCTATTCTAGCGAGAAAAAAATAG
- a CDS encoding extracellular solute-binding protein: MNKVKSGLSLAVVMAMTATSVACSSGSQTATTATTTSPSPSTPVKAAEKEKPKEFKMTLRHIEIRDTAKSNLAILTSAVKATEAEVPGLKFELDGVEDVVNRDTKLKAEMQAGSPPPIFDLFGGADTLNYSKAGRLLDLTPILTELGLKDKFMNLNEFTVDGKIYGLPRSGFVEGVFYNKKMFADAGVQVPKTWDEFLKVCEAIKAKGITPIAMGGGAGDGWVINMLLNTLFVRIGGPQVQDGFATGKSKWTDPAVVEAFKKLEELKTKGYIDKNVIATKYSDGQARFYTGQAAMLFDGSWAASAIKSPKSIVANDASFFNFPNMGGGGDDMINGGWSNGYGFSSKLNENELKAVKSFIKNFYTEANQKLALKESGNIPALKLTDIGDATGLIAEIVQAQLSAKKGAFPAFDALVSPAVKKTLEATSEELIGGKITAQKAAEKMQAAQDAK, encoded by the coding sequence ATGAACAAAGTAAAAAGTGGTTTATCTTTAGCGGTAGTAATGGCTATGACGGCTACCTCGGTAGCTTGCAGCTCTGGAAGTCAAACGGCAACGACGGCGACAACTACGTCCCCAAGTCCATCCACCCCAGTAAAAGCAGCTGAAAAAGAGAAACCGAAAGAGTTCAAGATGACGCTTCGACACATTGAGATTAGAGACACAGCGAAATCGAATTTAGCGATTTTGACTAGTGCAGTAAAAGCAACTGAAGCAGAAGTGCCTGGACTTAAGTTCGAATTGGATGGTGTTGAGGATGTAGTCAATCGTGACACGAAGTTGAAAGCAGAAATGCAAGCGGGCAGCCCGCCGCCTATTTTTGATCTTTTTGGTGGAGCGGATACGTTGAATTATTCCAAAGCGGGTCGTTTGCTGGATTTGACACCAATTCTTACTGAGCTAGGTTTAAAAGATAAATTTATGAATCTGAACGAGTTTACTGTCGATGGCAAAATTTATGGATTGCCAAGATCGGGGTTTGTTGAAGGCGTTTTCTATAATAAGAAAATGTTTGCAGATGCAGGCGTTCAAGTCCCTAAAACTTGGGATGAGTTCTTGAAAGTTTGCGAAGCGATTAAAGCCAAAGGCATCACACCAATCGCGATGGGTGGAGGAGCCGGAGACGGTTGGGTCATTAACATGTTATTGAATACGTTGTTCGTGCGGATCGGCGGACCTCAGGTTCAAGATGGTTTTGCAACGGGCAAATCCAAATGGACGGATCCAGCGGTTGTTGAAGCTTTCAAAAAGCTGGAAGAGCTGAAAACGAAAGGTTACATCGATAAAAACGTGATCGCTACCAAGTATTCAGATGGGCAAGCCAGATTCTATACAGGTCAGGCGGCTATGTTATTTGACGGAAGCTGGGCTGCTTCAGCCATTAAGAGTCCTAAGTCGATCGTGGCCAACGACGCGAGTTTCTTCAACTTCCCGAATATGGGCGGTGGTGGTGACGATATGATCAATGGTGGTTGGTCGAATGGTTACGGATTCTCCTCTAAATTGAATGAAAATGAGTTGAAAGCGGTTAAATCGTTTATCAAAAACTTCTATACCGAAGCTAACCAAAAATTAGCGCTGAAAGAATCCGGTAACATTCCTGCCTTGAAGTTGACGGATATTGGCGATGCAACAGGTTTGATCGCGGAAATCGTGCAAGCGCAATTGTCAGCGAAGAAAGGGGCTTTCCCGGCATTCGATGCGCTGGTTTCACCAGCCGTGAAGAAAACCCTGGAGGCGACTTCCGAAGAGTTGATCGGTGGTAAAATCACTGCGCAAAAAGCAGCAGAAAAAATGCAGGCCGCACAAGACGCTAAGTAA
- a CDS encoding carbohydrate ABC transporter permease — translation MNKVLRNPYAYVLFVVPAMALYLTFYIVPMLNSLKYAVTSWNGINEATFNGLDNFVKAFHDEKFWIAFKNNIYFVLFSVFVQIPVIIFFSILISGAKRFLGFYKTTVFLPSVLSTAIIGVIWQFIYHPDAGLVNQLLRMFGLESWTHGWLGEEGYSMLAILVTNGWQWTGFYIVLVLAAIFAIPKEMQEAGEMDGAIGWRKARYITIPLIRPVILVVMMLSITGAMKALDIVFIMTKGGPFGSSEVMATYMYKQAYSMSLFGYANAISVIIFLFTVVLTVIFHFLTRRTEEVDY, via the coding sequence ATGAATAAAGTATTGCGTAATCCGTATGCCTATGTGCTGTTTGTGGTGCCTGCGATGGCGCTTTATCTGACGTTTTACATTGTACCAATGCTGAATTCTTTGAAGTATGCGGTCACAAGTTGGAACGGCATTAATGAAGCGACTTTTAATGGTTTAGACAATTTCGTGAAAGCATTCCATGACGAAAAGTTTTGGATAGCTTTTAAAAACAATATCTATTTTGTATTGTTCTCGGTATTCGTTCAAATACCCGTTATTATCTTCTTCTCTATATTAATTAGTGGTGCTAAGCGGTTTCTAGGCTTTTACAAAACGACCGTCTTTCTGCCAAGTGTACTGTCCACAGCGATAATCGGGGTTATTTGGCAGTTTATTTATCATCCTGATGCGGGATTAGTGAATCAATTGCTGCGCATGTTTGGTCTTGAGAGTTGGACGCATGGCTGGCTGGGTGAAGAAGGTTACTCGATGTTAGCGATTCTCGTAACGAACGGCTGGCAATGGACCGGATTCTACATCGTTCTTGTACTAGCTGCCATTTTCGCGATTCCCAAAGAAATGCAAGAAGCCGGAGAAATGGACGGAGCGATCGGATGGCGCAAGGCGCGCTACATTACGATTCCGCTCATTCGCCCTGTTATTCTCGTAGTGATGATGCTGTCGATAACTGGGGCCATGAAAGCGCTGGATATCGTGTTTATCATGACCAAAGGCGGTCCGTTCGGTAGTTCGGAAGTGATGGCTACCTATATGTACAAACAAGCTTATTCGATGTCATTATTCGGATACGCGAATGCCATTTCAGTTATTATTTTCTTATTTACGGTCGTCCTAACCGTGATATTTCATTTCCTTACCCGACGGACAGAGGAGGTCGACTACTAA
- a CDS encoding carbohydrate ABC transporter permease, which translates to MRKATGILRHVILLGYLAIILYPLLFIFNSSFKNNSEVVLHPWALPEKFQMGNYIDAFGNSHIGKYFMNSLYISTIATVAGIILATAIAYAITRMRFPRISKLVYGGLLLSLLISPASLLIPLYIMIRSLGIYNTPFALIVPYTAFSIPISVFVMAAFLKSIPRELEEAGVMDGLSVFGLLGRIIMPLTLPTLVTVFILNFMGHWNEFIMANLFLSSQDLRTLPVAVVAFMDKFQMNYGALTASVMISALPVIIVYTVLQKQIIQGVAAGSVKG; encoded by the coding sequence ATGAGAAAAGCAACAGGCATTCTCCGGCACGTCATCCTTTTAGGTTACTTAGCGATCATTTTGTATCCGCTTTTGTTTATTTTTAATTCCTCTTTCAAAAATAACTCGGAAGTCGTTCTGCATCCGTGGGCGCTGCCAGAGAAATTCCAAATGGGCAACTACATCGATGCCTTTGGAAATTCGCATATTGGCAAATATTTCATGAACAGCTTGTATATAAGTACAATCGCAACTGTTGCAGGGATAATACTGGCAACTGCGATTGCATATGCCATTACTAGAATGAGGTTTCCTCGCATTAGTAAGCTTGTGTATGGCGGTTTGCTATTATCGCTATTGATCTCGCCTGCCTCTTTACTTATACCTTTGTATATTATGATCAGAAGTTTAGGCATCTACAATACGCCATTTGCTCTGATTGTTCCTTATACCGCTTTCAGTATTCCGATTTCCGTGTTTGTCATGGCGGCATTTCTGAAGTCGATCCCGCGCGAACTGGAAGAGGCTGGCGTCATGGATGGACTTTCGGTGTTTGGGCTGCTGGGCCGGATTATTATGCCGCTGACTTTACCCACGTTGGTGACTGTCTTTATTCTGAACTTCATGGGGCATTGGAATGAATTTATTATGGCGAATTTGTTTCTATCCAGCCAGGATCTGCGCACATTGCCCGTAGCGGTTGTTGCTTTTATGGATAAATTCCAAATGAATTACGGCGCGTTAACGGCTTCGGTGATGATCAGTGCGTTGCCAGTGATTATCGTTTACACGGTTCTGCAAAAGCAGATTATTCAAGGCGTTGCGGCAGGCAGCGTAAAGGGTTAA
- a CDS encoding GntR family transcriptional regulator produces MKEKPIPKYMQLKQEILSWLHAGKLKANDQMPSENEIAEQFQMSRQTVRQTFGELEQEGWLYRLQGKGTYVSTPQTQKSRDVQTIGILTTYISDYIFPHIVRGAESALRARGYRLLLSSTDNDKAKEKESLDMMMSQPLSGLIIEPTRSAEGNPNLSFYLSLDYQHIPYLMINERYPEMNCPSLIVDDEEGGFKAAQHLIELGHRQIAGFFKTDDLQGVNRLKGFIRAHQHYQIPLLPELVVHYATEEKRQKPYQSAVELLSHKAERPTAFVCYNDELAIHLLEAVRTLGLQVPEDVSLVGFDDSSLAIATEVKLTTLTHPKTQLGADAAELLIDMIENKRVNSSETSKVYKPELIVRESTIGV; encoded by the coding sequence ATGAAAGAGAAACCAATACCGAAATACATGCAGCTGAAACAAGAAATCTTATCGTGGCTTCACGCCGGGAAATTAAAAGCGAATGACCAGATGCCTTCAGAGAACGAAATCGCGGAGCAATTTCAGATGAGCCGGCAAACGGTGCGGCAGACGTTCGGTGAACTGGAGCAAGAAGGCTGGCTGTATCGACTGCAGGGGAAAGGGACATACGTATCCACGCCTCAAACGCAAAAAAGCAGAGATGTACAGACCATCGGCATTTTGACGACTTATATTTCGGATTATATTTTTCCGCATATTGTGAGAGGTGCAGAGTCGGCTTTGCGTGCACGCGGATACAGACTTCTCCTGTCTTCGACGGACAACGATAAGGCCAAGGAAAAAGAAAGCCTGGATATGATGATGAGCCAACCGCTGAGCGGCTTGATTATTGAACCGACAAGAAGTGCGGAAGGCAACCCGAATTTGAGCTTTTACTTATCGCTGGACTATCAACATATTCCTTATTTAATGATCAATGAACGGTATCCGGAGATGAACTGTCCTTCCTTGATCGTGGATGATGAAGAAGGTGGTTTTAAAGCGGCTCAGCATCTGATTGAGCTCGGCCATCGGCAGATCGCCGGCTTCTTCAAAACGGATGATTTGCAGGGTGTAAATCGGCTGAAAGGTTTTATTCGTGCCCACCAGCACTATCAGATTCCGCTTCTTCCAGAGCTGGTCGTTCACTATGCCACGGAGGAGAAAAGGCAGAAACCGTATCAGTCCGCGGTTGAACTCTTGAGTCATAAAGCGGAACGTCCGACCGCATTTGTCTGTTATAACGATGAATTGGCAATTCATTTGCTTGAAGCTGTACGTACATTAGGTCTTCAAGTGCCAGAGGATGTCTCATTGGTAGGTTTTGATGATTCCTCTTTGGCGATAGCTACCGAAGTGAAGCTTACAACACTCACACATCCGAAAACCCAGTTAGGTGCAGATGCGGCTGAGCTTTTAATAGATATGATAGAGAATAAGCGGGTAAACAGCAGTGAGACCAGTAAAGTGTATAAGCCGGAATTGATCGTTAGGGAATCAACAATAGGCGTTTAA
- the araA gene encoding L-arabinose isomerase, with protein sequence MNPFKEKVFWFVTGSQHLYGPETLLQVEEHSKQMTEGIDRQESIPSKLIFKPVLTTPDAIRRLCLDANADDSCAGIITWMHTFSPAKMWIAGLAEYRKPLLHLHTQFNRDIPWETIDMDFMNLNQAAHGDREYGFIGARMGISRKVVVGYWEDPAVIERIAGWMRTAVAFIEGRSLKVARFGDNMRQVAVTEGDKVEAQIKFGWSINGYGIGDLVQRVGDISEADVDQLMDEYQDVYDIAAEGRTSGPVRDAIREQARIELGLKGFLQEGGFGAFTTTFEDLHGLKQLPGLAVQRLMEQGYGFGGEGDWKTAALTRVMKIIADNKGTSFMEDYTYHMEPGNELVLGAHMLEICPTIAATRPKIEVHPLGIGGKADPARLVFDGSSGAALNASLIDMGNRFRLLINEVDAVQPVQAMPKLPVARVLWKPQPSLRDSAESWILAGGAHHTVFSYNVSTEQLVDWAELAGVEVVIINKNTSPLQFRNELRWNEAAWKR encoded by the coding sequence ATGAACCCTTTTAAAGAGAAAGTTTTTTGGTTCGTTACCGGGAGCCAGCATTTATATGGACCTGAGACGCTGCTCCAGGTCGAGGAGCATTCCAAACAAATGACAGAAGGCATTGACCGTCAGGAATCGATTCCGAGCAAGCTTATTTTCAAACCTGTATTGACGACGCCAGATGCGATTCGCAGACTTTGTCTGGATGCTAATGCCGATGACTCCTGTGCGGGAATCATTACTTGGATGCATACGTTTTCTCCAGCAAAAATGTGGATTGCCGGCTTGGCTGAATATCGCAAACCGCTGCTTCATTTGCATACGCAATTCAATCGCGACATTCCCTGGGAAACCATTGATATGGATTTCATGAACTTGAATCAAGCAGCGCATGGCGATCGCGAGTATGGTTTCATTGGAGCTCGCATGGGAATTTCCCGCAAGGTTGTTGTAGGCTATTGGGAAGATCCGGCGGTTATTGAACGCATTGCTGGATGGATGCGCACAGCGGTTGCTTTCATCGAAGGGCGCAGTTTGAAAGTCGCCCGTTTTGGCGACAACATGCGTCAAGTGGCAGTTACAGAAGGCGATAAAGTAGAAGCGCAAATCAAATTTGGCTGGTCCATTAATGGATATGGCATAGGGGATCTTGTTCAACGTGTAGGTGATATTTCGGAAGCTGATGTGGATCAGTTAATGGATGAGTATCAGGATGTTTACGATATTGCTGCCGAAGGACGTACGAGCGGGCCTGTGCGTGATGCGATTCGTGAGCAAGCCCGCATTGAGCTAGGCTTGAAAGGGTTCTTGCAGGAAGGCGGCTTTGGAGCTTTCACGACGACATTCGAAGATCTGCACGGTCTCAAGCAGCTCCCTGGCTTGGCCGTTCAGCGTTTAATGGAACAAGGATATGGCTTCGGTGGAGAAGGCGACTGGAAAACAGCAGCTCTTACGCGGGTTATGAAGATTATCGCCGATAATAAAGGGACTTCCTTCATGGAGGACTACACATATCATATGGAACCAGGAAATGAGCTTGTCTTAGGAGCGCATATGCTTGAAATTTGTCCAACGATCGCAGCAACGCGTCCGAAAATTGAGGTTCATCCCCTGGGCATTGGCGGTAAAGCGGATCCGGCGCGCCTCGTATTTGATGGTTCTTCAGGCGCCGCTCTGAATGCATCGCTGATTGATATGGGAAATCGCTTCCGTTTGCTGATCAATGAGGTGGATGCCGTTCAACCGGTTCAGGCGATGCCAAAACTGCCTGTTGCTCGCGTGCTGTGGAAGCCGCAGCCATCGCTGCGTGATTCCGCTGAGTCCTGGATTCTAGCTGGCGGAGCGCATCACACGGTATTCTCTTACAACGTTAGTACAGAACAGTTGGTTGATTGGGCTGAATTGGCGGGTGTGGAAGTGGTCATCATTAATAAAAACACATCTCCCTTGCAATTCCGCAATGAGCTTCGCTGGAACGAGGCGGCGTGGAAACGCTAA
- a CDS encoding aldose 1-epimerase gives MTTTAYEGTYQGEKAVWLQAGRYEAIVLPEIGANLIAFRDTEKAYRFLREPALEEMAAFKERPIVHGIPVLFPPNRYEDGKFPWQGKVYEFPVNEPKTGNHLHGFVHNIPWTVEKFGTDDAESHVTLALQVREGHSVYTYLPHEFTIRLTYTLNAFGLHQDISVHNEGKDAMPCLLAYHTTINAPFAPNSQASDYGFKMTIGNRWQLNERMLPTGEFQTLTADEEKMKVGGLSPFFESMDNHYTTAPQNGRNYMELTDSREGVKLVYDVGTSYKQWMIWNNGASEGFFCPEPQMNLVNAPNVKLPAEPIGLVSLEPGEVWGERARLYTIELKK, from the coding sequence ATGACAACAACGGCATATGAAGGTACTTATCAAGGTGAGAAAGCGGTCTGGCTGCAAGCTGGGCGATACGAAGCAATTGTTTTGCCTGAAATCGGCGCTAATCTAATTGCATTCCGAGATACGGAGAAAGCGTACCGTTTCTTGCGCGAGCCGGCTCTAGAAGAAATGGCTGCTTTCAAGGAACGTCCGATTGTACATGGAATTCCAGTGCTCTTTCCGCCAAACCGATATGAAGACGGCAAATTCCCATGGCAAGGAAAGGTCTATGAATTTCCTGTAAACGAACCCAAAACAGGCAACCATTTGCATGGTTTTGTACACAATATTCCATGGACTGTCGAGAAATTCGGAACGGACGATGCCGAGAGTCATGTCACACTGGCTCTGCAAGTCAGAGAAGGACACTCCGTATATACGTATTTGCCGCATGAATTTACGATCCGCTTGACTTATACGTTGAATGCATTTGGGCTGCATCAGGATATTTCCGTACATAATGAAGGCAAGGACGCAATGCCTTGTTTGCTGGCTTATCACACGACGATTAATGCACCATTCGCACCTAACAGTCAAGCATCTGACTACGGATTCAAAATGACCATCGGCAACCGCTGGCAGTTGAATGAGAGAATGCTTCCTACAGGCGAATTTCAGACATTAACAGCCGATGAAGAGAAGATGAAAGTTGGCGGACTATCCCCATTCTTCGAATCCATGGATAATCATTACACAACAGCACCGCAAAATGGCCGCAACTACATGGAGTTGACAGATTCCCGTGAAGGCGTCAAACTGGTCTATGATGTAGGAACTTCCTACAAACAGTGGATGATTTGGAACAATGGCGCTTCGGAAGGTTTTTTCTGTCCGGAACCGCAAATGAATTTGGTTAATGCTCCGAATGTGAAGCTTCCTGCTGAGCCAATTGGACTCGTATCTTTGGAACCAGGTGAGGTTTGGGGCGAGAGAGCAAGATTATATACAATTGAATTGAAGAAATAA
- a CDS encoding ASCH domain-containing protein, whose protein sequence is MNETLPPKTCTIDRLVTKEAEVSKVLAGQKTACRRNGRYADIGETMDLEGTAFTVTKVYQQSLGDLTVEDAKAEGHTTIDEYRDSILSIHPGMPWLPQMKVWVHEFQKAE, encoded by the coding sequence ATGAACGAAACTTTACCACCAAAAACATGTACGATTGACCGACTGGTTACCAAAGAAGCTGAGGTCAGCAAAGTGCTTGCTGGTCAAAAGACAGCTTGCCGACGCAATGGACGCTATGCCGATATCGGTGAAACGATGGACTTGGAAGGCACAGCCTTCACGGTTACCAAGGTGTATCAGCAGTCATTAGGAGATTTGACCGTTGAGGATGCGAAGGCGGAAGGACATACAACTATCGACGAATATCGCGATAGCATTCTATCCATTCATCCGGGCATGCCGTGGCTGCCGCAAATGAAAGTATGGGTTCACGAGTTCCAAAAAGCGGAATAA